In the Ictalurus furcatus strain D&B chromosome 13, Billie_1.0, whole genome shotgun sequence genome, AAAACCAGGATGAGATTAGATGTTTGTGTCCTGTCCAGGTTTTGCAGACACTGGTGCTTATTGGCGTTCCTGGTACGAGTCTCCAACTTTCGAGCAGGACCTGGAAAACCTGTTCAAGCAGCTGCAGCCTCTCTACCTGAACCTGCACGCCTTTGTCCGTCGCAAGCTGTATAACTACTATGGCCCCAAGTACATCAATCTTAAAGGCCCCATCCCTGCCCATCTGCTTGGTCAGTTCCTATAATGCactaaagcagtggtcaccaaccctcttccttgagatctaccttcctgtagGTTTCACCTCCAACCAAGATCTAACACAACCAAGATCTGtttttagctgatcaagaatTTCTTAAGACAAtcattagatggtcaggtggacacAATTATGGTCTagctctccaggaacagggctggTGACCACTGCACTAGAGCTTGCTActtacagaaagaaagatactGATATAGCTTGTATGTGTTGGTTTCTGTAGGAAACATGTGGGCACAAAGCTGGAACAACATCTATGACTTGATGATCCCTTTCCCTAACAAGCCCAATGTGGACGTGACTAACACCATGGTTGCCAAAGTAAGTTAATAGTCCACATTAATCTTCCAGGGGACACCAATCCTCCATCCAGGACATTAAATGATAAGCTAGATCAGGCAAGTTAGATCAGAATTTTGGTAGGAAAGCCAAAATCCTGTAGAAGGGTTGGTACACACAAAGAGCACTCAGATTACTGGAGAATGAAGAAAGGACAATGACAAATGAATTTCCTTTTCACAGGGCTACAATGCCACCCATATGTTTCGGGTGGCTGAAGAGTTCTTCACCTCTCTTGGTCTGAAGGAGATGCCTCCCAAGTTCTGGGAGAAGTCCATGCTGGAGAAGCCCACTGGTGACCAAGAGGTGGTCTGCCATGCCTCTGCGTGGGACTTTTATAACCGGGAGGACTTTAGGTGAGCAATGTGTGATAATTTAAGCACTAAAATACACATATAATTTGTCttatttcacaaaataaaagcaaCCAACATATTTTTATAGGAGCTACAAATGTTTGTTTAAGTAATTCTAGGATAAATGATACTTCATTAGTGTGGTGTCACCTATCTCTATGACAGGATTAAGCAGTGTACCACAGTAACTATGGAGCAGCTCTTTACTGTGCACCATGAGATGGGGCATGTAGAGTATTACCTGCAATACAAAGACCAGCCAGTAAGCTTCAGGCGAGGAGCCAACCCTGGCTTCCATGAGGCCATTGGAGACGTGCTGTCGCTTTCTGTATCAACACCCAAACACCTGCAGACTATTGGCCTGTTGGACACACTAACTGATGACATTGGTAATTCCAAGGACTTAATCAATAATCAATGGACTTCAGTCaataatttgtttaaaaggGTTGATTTGACCAATGACTTCTTTGGTATGTTTCAGAAACTGACACAAATTACCTGTTAAAGATGGCTTTACAGAAGATAGCCTTCCTTCCTTTTGGATACCTCATTGATCAGTGGCGCTGGGGTGTGTTCAGTGGACGTACACCACCTGAACGCTACAATTCAGAGTGGTGGTACCTCAGGTACGTTCCAATGGTCTGTAAACATTGCTTTCATATGTAAATTTATCCTTTTAACCAATGTACTTTAGACAACAGCCCTGTGATCCAGTAGTATCTACAGTATATGGTATAGTAGCTGCTCTCTATGAACATATAGATAAAATGTTATCATAAATCTTATATGTACTTCACAGAACAAAATACCAAGGTATCTGTCCACCAGTAAGACGGACAGAGGAGCAGTTTGATGCTGGGGCAAAATATCATATTCCAGGAAATACTCCATACATCAGGTGAGATTATAATCTAATGCTGCTGCGATGAAGGTTTCACTCATATTTGCATTTTTGATAAAAGTTTatattgaaacaaaaacatggTGTTCGAAATCAGGCTTAAGGGTTTTGTTcttcaacatttctttcagccAGTTAGCTGGCCAGCAAGTTAGCCTACCATGTCCTCAGAGCTGCCCTGCATGAATGGCAGAGCAATGAGATCCCTATGCCCCACAACAAGCTATTTATTATAGTAATTATACTATTTATCCAATTACCTCACTACTATAAACCTCAGCTCAGCATTCAGCACCATGGGGAGTGAggaaaccccaaccctggaggtatgaggcaaatCTTCCCCAAGCAGCTCTCGATAGCATTTATTTCTGCCAGAGAGGGTTACTGAATTTTAAATCCACCAACTGTAATGTCTCAGTGCCTCACAATATAAAACCAACCTGATGTTTTTGTCTACtgcatctttattttattttatttgaaaccaGAGCTAATCTGTTCATGAATGTTACAGGATAGTCAACCAACTGAATATACAATCTTACTTGGCATCTTTTAGATACTTTGTGAGCTTCATCCTGCAGTTCCAGTTTCACCAGAAGCTTTGCCAGGAAGCTGGACACACTGGACCGCTGCATAAGTGTGACATCTATAGATCAGCCAAGGCTGGGGCTGTTTTAGAGTACGTACTAATCCAGAATTCCTGCTTGAATATCTCAGGAaagagtaatgttttttttttttaacaaatcctGCAGTACAATATTTGATATGTTGGAATTATGTTGGAAGACAAAACACATGGTATGCAATATGTTTTGGTTTGGATGGCTTCTGTGAGCTGAGTGTTTTCTTTGCCTCtgcttaaaagaaaaatcatgCAGTTCGGTTCCTCCAAGCCCTGGACTGAGGTGCTGCAAGAGACTTTGGGCACAAACAAAATGGATGCCAGTGCCTTAATGGAGTACTTTCGGCCCATCACTACCTGGTTAGAGGAACAGAACAAACAGTCAGGTGAAACACTCGGCTGGCCAGACTTTGAATGGATGCCTCCTGTTCCACAAGGTTACCCAGAGGACATTGGTAAGATCCAAGTGTAACTATTAGTGTAACGATACACAAAATTGAAATTCGATACAATTCAGTGGTGCCTCGATACGATGCATTTTTGATACAGCAAAAATAATGGAATGCATAAAATAGGCTgaataatgttatatttttatttttaaaatatattcattatattttattgctcATCAGCaacatattttcacttgctatttttattttatttatttatttattttttgcagcgCATGCAAAAGATCGCAAACTAGCCCAAAAAGTTGGGGAATTGTAAAAGCAAGacacattcttcttcttcttcttttattatttttaaaagtctttggaaatctaaaatttCCAACTGTCTGTCTTCTGTATGACTACAAGCCACGCCCCTTACAAGGTACGGCCACTATTATGAGTTACGCCCACAACAAATATGATTAGGGTTAGAAAAATTTATGAAATTCAGGCACCTGGGCGTGGgaatgttgtgtagtgtgatATGCTAGTAGGTGGTCCATGTAATGGGCGTTCAGTGGTGCCTCGATACGATGCATTTTCAATATGGCAACAATAACTATTGCGTTAATaggttttcattttcaattgATTCAATTATTCAGTattatttaagagcaaaataaCTGACACTTAAGTGAATTAACAtagaacacaattaaacattAGCTCAGGGTTGCAAAGACTTACACAGTAACAGAGATATCTTAGCAAatggaaatatcttgaatataatcATATTTTCTAGTATTTATagtattataagattacagtacACCAAGTATATGACTATTAAACCTAATTctagattcttcttcttcttcttcttcttattattattagtagtagtagtagtatcattaCAAATTTAAGCTTCAAATAGTCTAGTTTTGTTGGAagcattaatttattaaaagaaagcataaaaacagtcatttaaattttttgtgttatattttgtcaaatatatttatgataatttTACAATAAGAAATATTAAGTAACATTGCCCATtgtcaagatattttcacttgctatgttattttttttttatgtttatttatttatttatttgcagtgcATCAAAACATCAACCCCAACTAAATCTCACAAATGATCCCAAAAAGTTTCAAACCTTTGACCTAAAACACTTCCAATTTGGcataaaaaacacaaacctggcaaccctacaGTCAGGGGCGTGTCTGTAGTCACacaggtgtttgtttttgtatcatGTTTTGTCCTCCAAACCGAGTGCTCTCATATCTGCAGCTATGAGCTTTCACCTGGATTGAATCAGCCAGGAAAGGCTGTTTTATTgcagcagagtgtgtgtgttcgtctGCATCATGGTAGCATATAATCTCATGTAAACAGTGTGTTTAGGAAAAGCTGGTGTTAAAGAGAAAGCTGCTTTCTCAGAGGAGGCAGTTTGGGTTGAAGTGTAAACGTTTATTACGCATCATAATAGCTATAAGTGCTATTTTATGACATATAACCTACCTGTGCAGTCGATATACAGACGTATCGAAACCATTAAAGATGCAgtggtctttttttaaaatgacttatttGTACAAATATCCTGGAGgatatgtaaaacatgttttaaaaaaaaaaaccccaaagcattaAGCTGTTGCCTTAGCAAAAGTGTATAAAGTCGCTGAGAAAACCTGTTTGGAAAACCGATTTCCGGTGCGGAATTCTTGTTTATATTTGGATacgcctcctgtcagtcattttatagacagttCTCTGTTTGTAGATCCTGGAGGCGGAGCTTCATGAATATGGGCGGGAatgatttgaatttgaatgtCCAACCTAATGGTGCGTTCCAGTCATGTCGGAAAGATCGTGCTTACGAGTTGACCAGAACAccaccacaaagtcgtaattacgattGGGAAACGTGTTTTCTTTGAGTTCCGAGTTGGGGGTGTGTCAATAAGAAAATATGATGGAATCAACGGATGCAACATTTGTAGTTGACTGTAAATTTGTTTAAACTGAATGTTTACTCGTCTgagaagctgatttcagttatgCGTTTGGGATATGCAGCAAGTTATTGTCAGGCttttttaattacaataaaacaagctgaATGCCTGCACAAAATACAATAGCATTGCATAAATCCAATTAATATTTAAGGATAAAatttacagtggcttcataaattgattaaaaacataaaaaaggaaAACGCACCTGATAcacattctttgttcttcattttctagaagtagagtaaaaaaaacaccttgCTGCATTTTTCTTTGAAGCTTGTCGTTAATTAAGAGAAGCTACACCGCTATCTTGCTccgaccaaagtgacttgaacgcacctgaCATCGTAAATgcgaacttcccaggaggacttgaacaTACAGTAACTACCTAACTGCTAGAGACCTAATCGTggaaaaaaactacaaaacttACATAATGCACAATTAagcttaataaaaatattttcctgAGCAACCTgattaatgaaatgttttgctattttaattaattgtCCACCACATCACCTTAAAAATGTGGCACTAGAATGTAATGTAAGTTCACATTATGTGACGTTCCTCATTTCCAGCCGAGAAAATAACCGATGAGGCTCAGGCAAAGCTGTTCCTGGCTGAATACAACTCCACAGCAGAGGAAGTCTGGAACGCTTACACAGAGGCTTCGTGGGCCTACAACACTAACATCAATGAAGAAAACAAGCAGATTATGGTGAGACCGGAGATCATTTTGGAATACAGTGCTTCAGCATCTAGTTCATGTTTTtacatgtatttgtttttgtactaACCAGCTGCAGAAAAACCTGGACATGGCCAATCACACAAAGACCTACGGAATGCAGGCCCGCAAGTATGACACTACTGATTTCCAGGACTACTCAGTGAAAAGGATCCTAAAAAAACTCAGTGATCTGGAGAGGGCTGCACTCCCTGACGCTCAGCTGAGAGAGGTACAAGGGAGAAGGGGAAGAAAAAGCCAAAAGCTAGAGAGAGTAAAAGCTAGAGTGAGATTTTCCTAAAGGGCCAGAATGAAACTATAACACTGTTaaggctgcaactaacgattattttcataatcagattagttggctgattattattattattattataattttttctttCGATTAATCTGacggggggcaaactttcagtaccattttttttatttatttaaaatataatccacaaactgagtgttacaaatataaacttcaggccaaaactttacacaactgtttgtccaattatataagactgaaaagaacccaatacacacacacacacacacacacacacacacacacacacacatacaccagaataaatattattcatttaggactgtagtttaattctgtgcttttttgcatctttaaaaagtaatacataaatgcacaaatgtgtttgtgtgtgtgcatgtgtgtgtgtgtatatacatatataattagTATTACTGCATTACTTCTTATGGATGCACAACAAGCACAGAATTGTACAGTCCTAGCAATGCCTGGTTGATTGGTAGAACCTGTCATTCTCCAGGGATTAGTTCAAATACCAGGTtcagttacattttattgttggtgtgacatttaatttgactctctgaattatcttttgtttattttatccatcagtgcgacacttgaacttgtctaccactcataggtttttgcaaattatcatttcatttgtaaatagatttaaaataaatccatcaatgaacgatcgtcagctcagctaacgtgatatttgtgaatgcacgtgaataaccaaattgattaattttaaaacatctcatttgaataaattttgatgcatttaacaaaaacatatatatataatattatttaaacatttttaaaactttcctacggaccccctgcaataGCACAAACTGACCACTAGGGTCCACGGCCacggaaacactgcactagactGTAGAGTACaaaatgcatagtgtaagtgtatagtatgtaatTTAGGACACAACtgtagtatttactctccgaaccgtgttttcggaacagaagtaacgtaacgTAAATGTACCGTGCACAGaaaaactaatcgataatgagattcgttggcaacgattttcataattgattattatcgattttaccAATAATGCACTATCTGTATTATTATAGAACACTATATGTACCTCTAGTGGGAGACCTCTGGTCTCGTTTCTCAAAGGCATTTCTATAGGATTCATGATATGTAGCACAGTATTGCTCACAAACTGCCagtgttacataaaaaaaaaaaaaacctaattaaTGCCTACAAACATTaaatttgctttattttattttatatgaaaaataacattttcaaatttagaaaacaaacaaataaatttttaatgctgaaaagaagaaaacaaaataaagagaaatggtAAAATGAACgttttacaatttaaaagatTAAGTATAAAATTTTAACTTCGTACCCGCTGCTTCCAgtctgtaattattattatttttttaaataataaaaagatatcacaatatacacaatatttcagaaaaaaCCATATTGTGAAATAATTTATGAAAATATCAATATCATCATATCGCACAGCCGAAACCTCTAGTATATGagatgtattaaaaaaagaaaaaaaaacccttcaaaaCACTGAGCCAGTTTTGAAAAGATAATTCTCTGAGCTATTTAAAGACCAATTAATCTAATAATAAGTGACAGTTTGTGTGTAAAAGCCACATATTTTAACTAAGGACAGAACTCTGAGAACtggggctggagctctggacaGAGTGTGAGGGAGGAGTTGAATGAATGATAGGAAAAAGATGGGAAGCTGGTAGGAGTGAAAACTGCACCTTGAGGAATGAAAGTGGACATAAAAGTGCTTTAGCCTAGGAAGAAGGCAGAGTGTCAGGACTTTCAGTTATTTCCGTTTAGTGGGACTTATCACAatattctcctctctctcttttcatagTACAATGACTTGTTGGCCTCCATGGAGACCACATACAGTGTAGCTAAAGTCTGCGAAGATCATGGTACCTGTCTACCTCTTGATCCAGGTGAATATGTTTGCATTTAATAATGTAGCTCAAATCTCATGACCATCTTAAGAACATACACGGCGTTCCTCCCACGTGACCGATTGGGATTGAGGCTCTACCTCCTCTATGAGTGAAAATATTGGGCCTCATTTTTCAAACCGCATATGAAAGAATTTATTCGtacgagcgtttacacaagaaatttggtattcatgagaGTCCTGTGAATTCAGAAAAAGCTTTCATATCCTATTCGTGTTcatgagtttgtgtaaatttacgcataagaagactaactaataTAAATCTCGATTTGATCATCTTCAAATCGTATAGTTTGCATgtattatttaacttttattacTAGAGTATAATGTCAagttgcttatttatttttattacttttacagcatttagctgATGCACTtattcagagcgacttacagtgtagaagtgctttgaagtcttgGTCAAAAATACATCCTCAGGCTAGTTTATTAGATCAGGGATCATCGAGAATATTTTGTGAAAAtcgtttgttttatattatcggcattaattaaagaaagcGAGCCAAAACAAACctataaattaagacaaataaaactaatcgtTCAGTTATAACCAAAGATGATGGAAATTTAACACTGCATGCTGTGCTTATGAGGGAAAGGATATTTAAAgaatagtatatatatatatggtttttTGGAAGATGAAAGCTGGTGTATAAATCGGTTGCGTTTACAGtgtagatcttttttttccttctgaattTTCATGTCACAGAATTTTCTTTTCAACTCACTTAATTCACATCTGTTcaccttttctgtaatttgtctTCAGATGTGCCGATATActgctaaatatttttactgccatagaagtgagtcaaaataacttccacttctgcctttttttttcaccgTTCCTTAGTTAGTAATTTGATCTTTCTAGCCCTCCTtatatggagttttgtgggcacCACTAAATGCAAACGAGCTGTCTCAGTAATGTGTTcccaaaacttttgtaaatccggcGGAAAACTTTAGTTCGGTTTGCCTTGCGCAAACATTTAGACACAAAAAGTGATAAACGAGGCCCAATGTGAAAGTAATCCAATTCAGTTTATGTATTATTACATAAAGGtttaatgataatgaatctttattggtcacatatacataacagcacagtgaaattcttttttctttgcatatcccagcatgttatgaggttagggtcagagcgcagggtcagccatgatatggtgcccctggagcagagagggtaaagggcctcgctcaagggcccaacagtggcagcttggcagtgttggggcttgaacccccgaccttccgattagtaacccagagccttaaccgtcaagccaccactgctcccaTCAAGCCACCATGGCCCCCCATCAAGCCACCATGGCCCCccatcaagccaccaccgcCCCCATCAAGCCACCACCACTCCCATCAAGCCACCACGGACCCCATCAAGCCACCAGCGCCCCCATCAAGCCACCACGGCCCCCTATCAAGCCACCATGGCCCCCCTCAAGCTATCATGGACCCCATCAAGCCACCATGGCCCCccatcaagccaccaccgcCTCCATAAAGCCACCAGCGCCCCCATCAAGCCTCCATGGCCCCCCATCAAGCCACCATGGCCCCCATCAAACCACCACCGCCCACATCAAGCCACCAGCGCCCccatcaagccaccaccgcCCCCATGAAGCCACCACCGCctccatcaagccaccactgcccccatcaAACCACCACCGCCCACATCAAGCCACCAGTGCCCccatcaagccaccaccgcCCCCATAAAGCCACCACCGCctccatcaagccaccactgcccccatcaAACCACCACCGCCCACATCAAGCCACCAGCGCTCCCATCAAGCCTCCACCGCCCCATAAAGCCACCACGGCCCCCCATAAAGCCACCACCGCCTCCATTAAGCCACCAGCGCCCCCATCAAGCCACCATGGCCCccatcaagccaccaccgcCCACATCAAGCCACCACCGCCCACATCAAGCCACCACGGCCCCCACACAGTTTTCAGTATTCCTTGTTTGTGAGAGACTACATTAAAATGATCTCAGGCAAACAGTCTGAACGTGATACTGTAAAACCCCTCAAAATTCAATTCCATTAAATTCAGTCTTATAGCGTTATTCAGAGTGGGTTGTGGTATGTCAGTCTgacagttgattttttttttttcagacctaAATAAGATCATGGCTGAGTCCAGGGACTACGACAGGCTGCTGTTTGCATGGCAGGGCTGGCGAAATGCTTCAGGAAGAGAACTGCGCCAAAGCTACAAGAGATATGTAGAGCTTGCCAACTTAGCTGCCAGGAGTAACGGTAAATGCCTCAAAATGAAGGCTGCCTTTGTGAGAAAGAGGCCCACAGTAACGCACGCTGGTATTGATAgtaaatgatcaaaaatgtggTCCACTCTCTATTAAGgctaaatgcttttttttagtGGAAATTAAAGCATCTTAGGAATTGTGGGTCACTAGTACAGTATATGAGTTATTCTTTCCTCAACAGGTCACGCTGACAATGGCGCATTCTGGCGCTCTTTGTACGAAACACCCACCTTCGAGCAGGATTTGGAGGCGTTATGGAAAGAGCTACAGCCGCTCTATCTCAACCTCCATGCGTATGTCCGGAGAGCACTCTTTAAAAAGTACGGAAAGGAGCGCATCAACCTTAAAGGTCCCATCCCTGCACATTTACTAGGTAAGAGtaaaactgaaacaaatgtATCAGATCTCCATTACAACATTAGTGCCACATCTACAAAATGCTGAAAATCCATGCGAATCGATTTgcaaggctttaaaaaaaatattctaacaTTATTAGAGAAAAACATGGGTTATCTGTAACCTCTAAACCCTCTGGCTTGTCATAAATGCTGTAATTACTTAGCTGAGACAGATCATATGAAAAGATTTGCTTTTGGCTGAGCTCTGTGATCTTGTTTTGAAGAGCTCCACCATATTTTTGACTTGAAGCTGAGCCTGAATATGCATTCCATATTTTCTATGAATGCACATTAATATTCATCTGCTGTTTGCGGCAACTCCAAAAGAGTCGGCAGGATTTAATGTGCTTTCAAAACCATCAAGCGTGacagtgtgcgtgcgtgcgtgtgtgtgtgtgaaagagtgtgtctgagtgtgagtgagaacaCAGCTATGTGCATGTTTGAGTGcatgcaatcacacacacacacacacacacacacacacagtgcttccACATGGCTGAGTGGTGTTGGAATTTAAAACCCAGTGGCGCACCTCGGCTCCAGAGCGCCATAGACAGACGCTGACCAATGAACCCAATCCAACAgcttctctcatttttttttcttgcactcTTCTCAGGAAACATGTGGGCACAGACCTGGTCAGGAATCATGGACTTGGTGAACCCGTACCCTGAAGCCACTCAAGTGGACGTCACACAAGCCATGATAGACAAGGTACTCAAGCTTTTTCTTGACCTCCATTC is a window encoding:
- the ace gene encoding angiotensin-converting enzyme codes for the protein MEPTMHWAVLLLSLVGVGVALKPEWQPGKYDSTEAGAIQFVSDYNSTAEQVFYYSTEASWEHKTNLTEYNSQQEVLASLEKQNFTEAWGKLAKETFPDTLLDTFTDPTLKNLIKKIDVLGPANLPTTERERYNLILSQMGSIYSTAKVCPKPGECWSLEPELTKILATSRSYKQLLYAWEGWHNSSGVPLKPLYPEFVELSNKASVLDGFADTGAYWRSWYESPTFEQDLENLFKQLQPLYLNLHAFVRRKLYNYYGPKYINLKGPIPAHLLGNMWAQSWNNIYDLMIPFPNKPNVDVTNTMVAKGYNATHMFRVAEEFFTSLGLKEMPPKFWEKSMLEKPTGDQEVVCHASAWDFYNREDFRIKQCTTVTMEQLFTVHHEMGHVEYYLQYKDQPVSFRRGANPGFHEAIGDVLSLSVSTPKHLQTIGLLDTLTDDIETDTNYLLKMALQKIAFLPFGYLIDQWRWGVFSGRTPPERYNSEWWYLRTKYQGICPPVRRTEEQFDAGAKYHIPGNTPYIRYFVSFILQFQFHQKLCQEAGHTGPLHKCDIYRSAKAGAVLEKIMQFGSSKPWTEVLQETLGTNKMDASALMEYFRPITTWLEEQNKQSGETLGWPDFEWMPPVPQGYPEDIAEKITDEAQAKLFLAEYNSTAEEVWNAYTEASWAYNTNINEENKQIMLQKNLDMANHTKTYGMQARKYDTTDFQDYSVKRILKKLSDLERAALPDAQLREYNDLLASMETTYSVAKVCEDHGTCLPLDPDLNKIMAESRDYDRLLFAWQGWRNASGRELRQSYKRYVELANLAARSNGHADNGAFWRSLYETPTFEQDLEALWKELQPLYLNLHAYVRRALFKKYGKERINLKGPIPAHLLGNMWAQTWSGIMDLVNPYPEATQVDVTQAMIDKGWDALKMFTESNDFFTSVGLEPMPSEFWNKSMLTKPADREVVCHASAWDFYNRKDFRIKQCTVVDMDDLITVHHEMGHVQYFLQYKDQPISFRDGANPGFHEAIGDVLALSVSTPKHLHTIGLLDKVEDNPESTINFLMSIALDKIAFLPFGYLMDQWRWKVFDGRISSDEYNKEWWNLRLKYQGLCPPVTRTEEDFDPGAKFHIPANVPYVRYFVSFVIQFQFHKALCDAAGHTGPLHNCDIYKSTKAGKLLGDVMKLGFSKPWPEAMALITGEPVMSVQPLMEYFEPLITWLEMENKKNGEILGWPDYNWMPTTTAVVEEFNPTTVDFLGLSVDEAAAVAGQWVLLVLGIVLLVSTAFLAYKYRKSRRLHNKSISQMELK